A single region of the Patescibacteria group bacterium genome encodes:
- a CDS encoding ATP-binding protein, with the protein MAFIISLIITVLLDILILYLGLLVFKKNPQGKINQIFFILAFAILSWIVFNFLENEISYLPLAAFFLKLDFSTGPLIVSFFLLFAVYFPDRAEILAIWKKILLAAVCALFAILPFSNLLLNNFTIKNRGIRYEEGSLYEAYAIFLLGMIMWGSYILIKKYLSYTGQKRLQVIYVLVSFGLTGLITAVINLFFSNSLPIEVSRIGIYCFIIFIGSTTYAMVRHHLMDIRVIIQKSLVFTFLLVIISVLYALIVFSVNFIAKGLSLNWLIFSAALTVIILSFTLPVLEKKFTKLTDKIFFKAPIDYKEALKTLSYIFATEIKLPELVKKTRQFLQKTFKIDLVSFYFSASIKKYYRISSADKNKIYFLPAKGSYLAKYFTSQSSVSKIIARDDLEWQAAADKTKIARKMILEMDALKGDLVIAIFGQKELLGIICLGHKLDDNPYFSQDIEWFDIIAKQLGLALETSLLYENLEDLVAERTEQLKQANQKLKQISAAKSEFVSVASHQLKTPLSVIRNIFSLLKDGDLGKVTAKQSDYGQRGFKQSEKLIKLVKMLLNISRIETGRLNLELSKSNLDPIIKEHLPMFETLAKQKKIQIQFSPGLDNRLFNFDKNLIGEVIDNLLDNAIKYTPQGKIIIKSQKIGKLARVSISDTGLGIKPDNLKELFQRFIRGSDKKKIAIAGTGLGLYFCRRVIEVHNGKIWAESPGLDKGAVFIFELPMIK; encoded by the coding sequence ATGGCTTTTATTATCAGCTTAATTATTACCGTGCTTTTGGATATCCTGATCCTTTATTTGGGACTGCTGGTATTTAAAAAAAATCCTCAGGGCAAGATTAATCAAATTTTTTTCATTCTGGCTTTTGCCATTTTAAGCTGGATAGTTTTTAATTTTTTGGAAAACGAAATCAGTTATTTGCCGCTGGCCGCTTTTTTTTTAAAGCTTGATTTTTCAACCGGCCCTTTGATTGTCAGTTTTTTCCTGCTATTTGCGGTTTATTTCCCTGACCGGGCGGAAATTTTGGCAATCTGGAAAAAAATATTATTAGCCGCGGTCTGCGCTCTGTTTGCCATTTTGCCGTTTAGCAATCTGCTGCTTAATAATTTTACGATCAAAAATCGCGGCATCCGTTACGAGGAGGGGAGCCTGTATGAAGCGTATGCAATCTTTTTGCTGGGCATGATCATGTGGGGCAGTTATATCCTAATAAAAAAATACTTGAGCTATACCGGCCAAAAAAGATTGCAAGTCATCTACGTTTTAGTAAGTTTCGGCCTAACTGGCCTGATTACCGCAGTGATAAATTTATTTTTTTCAAACAGCCTGCCGATTGAAGTCTCAAGAATCGGCATCTATTGCTTTATTATATTTATCGGCAGTACAACTTATGCCATGGTGCGCCATCATCTGATGGATATCAGGGTGATTATCCAAAAAAGCTTGGTTTTTACTTTTTTGCTGGTAATAATTTCTGTCCTTTACGCGCTGATAGTTTTTTCCGTTAATTTTATTGCTAAGGGTTTGTCCCTGAATTGGTTGATATTTTCCGCCGCCCTCACCGTGATTATCCTCTCTTTTACTTTGCCTGTTTTAGAAAAAAAATTCACAAAACTGACTGACAAAATTTTTTTTAAGGCTCCCATTGATTACAAGGAGGCGCTGAAAACATTAAGCTATATTTTTGCCACGGAAATAAAACTGCCCGAACTAGTCAAAAAAACCCGGCAATTTCTGCAAAAAACATTTAAAATTGACTTGGTCAGCTTTTATTTTTCGGCCAGCATAAAAAAATATTACCGCATTTCCTCTGCTGATAAGAATAAGATTTATTTTTTGCCTGCCAAGGGCAGTTATCTGGCTAAATATTTTACCAGCCAGTCAAGCGTTTCCAAAATTATTGCCAGAGACGATTTAGAATGGCAGGCAGCGGCGGATAAAACTAAAATCGCGCGCAAGATGATTTTAGAAATGGACGCGCTTAAAGGTGATTTAGTTATCGCGATTTTCGGCCAAAAAGAGCTTTTAGGCATAATTTGTCTGGGACATAAGCTTGATGACAATCCATATTTCAGCCAGGATATTGAGTGGTTTGACATTATTGCAAAGCAATTAGGCCTGGCGTTGGAAACTTCATTGCTTTATGAAAATTTGGAGGATTTAGTGGCGGAAAGGACAGAACAATTAAAACAGGCGAATCAAAAATTAAAGCAAATCAGCGCGGCCAAATCAGAATTCGTTTCTGTGGCCTCGCACCAGTTAAAGACTCCTTTGTCAGTCATCAGAAATATTTTTTCTTTGCTAAAAGACGGGGATTTGGGCAAAGTCACAGCGAAGCAGTCTGATTATGGGCAAAGAGGCTTTAAGCAAAGCGAGAAATTAATCAAATTAGTCAAAATGCTTTTAAATATCAGCAGGATTGAAACAGGCAGACTTAATCTTGAGCTGAGCAAAAGTAATCTTGATCCTATCATTAAAGAGCACCTGCCAATGTTTGAGACTTTAGCCAAACAAAAGAAAATACAAATTCAGTTTTCGCCGGGTTTAGACAACAGGCTGTTTAATTTTGATAAGAATTTAATAGGCGAGGTCATAGATAATTTACTTGATAATGCAATTAAATACACGCCTCAAGGCAAGATTATAATTAAAAGCCAAAAAATCGGCAAACTGGCCAGAGTCAGCATTAGCGACACTGGCCTGGGCATCAAGCCTGACAATCTTAAGGAATTATTTCAAAGGTTTATCCGCGGCAGCGACAAAAAAAAGATCGCGATTGCCGGCACGGGCTTGGGCTTATATTTTTGCCGGCGCGTGATTGAGGTCCACAATGGCAAAATTTGGGCTGAAAGCCCTGGCCTGGACAAAGGCGCTGTTTTTATTTTTGAATTGCCCATGATCAAATAA
- a CDS encoding response regulator → MKLEEKTILIIEDEQDLADTYKLKLKNAGYNVIIAADGLKALAAVKENKQIDLILLDLILPQRSGFSLLKDFKENPESEKIPIFILSNLSLEKEIDQGLKLKADKYLIKTDYTPEKIVNLVNEYFAGK, encoded by the coding sequence ATGAAACTGGAAGAGAAAACTATTTTAATAATTGAAGATGAGCAGGATTTGGCCGACACTTATAAATTAAAGCTAAAAAATGCGGGTTACAATGTCATTATTGCTGCTGACGGGCTAAAAGCCTTGGCAGCGGTCAAGGAAAACAAGCAGATAGATTTGATTCTTTTGGATCTTATCCTGCCCCAAAGAAGCGGGTTTTCCCTATTAAAAGATTTTAAAGAAAATCCCGAATCTGAGAAGATCCCGATTTTTATTTTGTCTAATTTGAGCCTGGAAAAGGAAATTGACCAGGGGCTGAAATTGAAAGCTGACAAATACCTGATAAAAACAGATTATACTCCGGAAAAAATCGTCAATCTGGTGAATGAATATTTTGCCGGCAAATAA
- the amrB gene encoding AmmeMemoRadiSam system protein B has protein sequence MNKRFFIYLVFISLLAVIAPITVAFYYLPKLSQAVINVESTPKSAPAKSLSIAGGIVPHHLAAKPIIDQFWQKIGEQKPDTIILISPDHFKKGELSETPKIITVGLAESKFGDLIIAQDLLAKLDPKIFVFNSADLDLDHGIMAHLDFIKKYLPEVKILPFLVPADINQTQIADFTKQLAQHADSKVVVIASVDFSHYLPRQAADLHDAKSLAAIVNFDEPQFPKLEVDCWQCLYSSCLYAQLEKKDKPEVLEHKNSLDFLAPLDLNKTTSYFTIIFKQSNLSIKKIGAKTILFVGDMMLDRNVEALMNKNSFNYPFEKIGQFFKGLDLVFANLEGPIVKNPTQFPAHSLQFAFSPKVTTALNFNGINLVSLANNHILNMGSDGLNQTREFLKDSKINFAGDPNSCDKKFAYQNDYLVMLAFNKTNSACTSEDIIKTITEIKAENKIKFLAVSIHWGNEYQTNNTDFQQKAGRQMIEAGADVIIGHHPHVVENIEVYKNKLIFYSLGNFVFDQYFSKNTQQGLAVGLEINNDKLVYRLFPLQSKLSQPQLMEKSEADKFLADLANRSSLGLKEKIRNGIIKMNF, from the coding sequence ATGAACAAAAGGTTTTTTATATATTTAGTATTCATAAGTTTACTGGCAGTAATTGCGCCCATTACTGTCGCTTTTTATTATTTGCCAAAATTAAGCCAGGCTGTAATTAATGTTGAGTCAACACCAAAAAGCGCGCCTGCTAAGAGCTTATCAATTGCCGGAGGCATTGTGCCGCATCATTTGGCTGCGAAGCCAATTATTGACCAGTTTTGGCAAAAAATTGGAGAACAAAAACCAGATACAATAATTTTAATTAGCCCTGATCATTTTAAAAAAGGTGAACTAAGCGAGACGCCTAAAATAATTACTGTTGGTTTGGCAGAAAGTAAATTTGGCGATTTAATAATTGCGCAGGATCTTTTGGCAAAACTTGACCCAAAAATATTTGTTTTCAATTCCGCTGATTTAGATCTGGATCATGGCATTATGGCTCATTTGGATTTTATAAAAAAGTATTTGCCCGAGGTTAAGATTTTGCCTTTTTTAGTTCCGGCTGACATTAATCAAACGCAGATCGCAGATTTTACTAAACAATTAGCTCAGCATGCAGATTCTAAGGTCGTGGTGATTGCCAGCGTTGATTTTTCCCATTATCTGCCCAGGCAGGCAGCTGATTTGCATGATGCCAAGAGTTTGGCTGCAATTGTAAATTTTGACGAGCCGCAATTCCCTAAGCTGGAAGTTGATTGCTGGCAATGCCTTTACTCAAGCTGTTTATATGCGCAATTAGAAAAAAAAGATAAGCCTGAAGTTTTAGAACATAAAAATTCTTTAGATTTTTTAGCTCCGCTTGATCTGAATAAAACCACTTCATATTTTACTATTATTTTTAAGCAGTCTAATTTATCCATTAAAAAAATAGGCGCTAAAACTATTTTATTTGTCGGCGATATGATGCTGGATCGCAATGTAGAGGCTTTAATGAACAAAAATAGCTTTAATTATCCCTTTGAGAAAATTGGTCAGTTTTTTAAAGGCCTGGATTTGGTTTTTGCCAATCTGGAAGGGCCAATCGTTAAAAACCCGACCCAGTTTCCAGCTCATTCTTTGCAGTTCGCTTTTTCTCCCAAAGTAACCACAGCTTTGAACTTCAACGGCATTAATTTGGTTTCCTTAGCCAATAACCATATTTTAAATATGGGCTCTGACGGCTTAAATCAAACTCGGGAATTTTTAAAAGACAGCAAGATAAATTTCGCAGGCGATCCCAATAGTTGCGACAAAAAGTTTGCCTATCAGAACGATTATCTGGTGATGCTGGCTTTTAATAAAACAAATTCTGCCTGCACCAGCGAAGATATTATAAAAACTATTACTGAAATTAAAGCTGAAAATAAAATCAAGTTTTTAGCAGTTTCAATTCATTGGGGCAATGAATATCAAACAAATAATACTGATTTTCAGCAGAAAGCGGGCAGGCAAATGATTGAAGCCGGTGCCGATGTGATTATTGGCCATCATCCTCACGTGGTAGAAAATATTGAAGTTTATAAAAATAAATTAATTTTTTATTCTTTGGGAAATTTTGTTTTTGACCAGTATTTTTCCAAAAATACCCAGCAAGGCCTGGCAGTGGGCTTGGAAATTAATAATGATAAGCTTGTTTATAGATTATTTCCTTTGCAGTCTAAACTTTCTCAGCCGCAGCTAATGGAAAAATCTGAGGCCGATAAATTTTTAGCTGATTTGGCTAATAGATCTAGTCTTGGATTAAAGGAAAAGATTAGGAATGGTATAATTAAAATGAATTTTTAA
- a CDS encoding DUF3160 domain-containing protein yields the protein MLKQKGILLIILIIVIVVLASAGLAIYYLKIGWPILKQNANTNATVNLEPITANLAVANKNLISKDDLELKKAVIEPKIPKYDLPLEADQDIKNYSDVVKKIGLSLAANDLLQKNGFVVIDTPADFLAKADDFADYYGQLESKELPVFITSDSMLHYYHIFFDTTLMKLERDLFYDDVWQMSQELYNESLAVYSNSTGDLQEAAKRNLAYLSVAMELLKPKPDQVATDKTLKAEYCEQYMDEATCQMVIKGVKEQYGDKTSFKYFSNEDVQKYNFQTSDIVTDTVAAELDLISRHEGWKNSPLFVYKEDYSQYVPRGHYTKSEKLKNYFQAMIWFGRMTDLLNGTDQLQPNDSACDGRWTGIVSDYDAKIQTLQAELIAAKFLGSQDLQNHWQRMYAITGFFAGFSDDLGPYEYGQAIEAVLGKNFSVQDLETKFTELKNKLNELNYAPKIYSGLGACQMIMSCPPLLASEVQNLKVQAKTLLNQTKGFRLMGQRFALDSYLFSEIVSPYSGQYSGEISPLPTQELPLTFSWDDPFTAAQKNRPFTWVKTQVAGCSEGREVRGFPTGLDVLAIFGSDRAKEVISQIGDDKYSDYQTKFDQLKKEIEAMPQEDWYKNIYNNWLYVLNSLPVKYGQGYQSFMQTAAWQDKELNTSLASWSELRHDTILYVKQSYTIAELGAGEPPPIVGYVEPVPEFYVRLLNLTNLTKKGLDKLVPQDTMDNLKIDAALTNFSSILEKLQTMSQKELANQALSDQENEFIRNFGDSLVNLISTLSGGDVDPQIFKSVMVADVHTEGNVKKVLEEGVGYIKTLLAAYKLPDNRILLGVGPVFSYYEFKQDMDNRLTDEAWRQMLDSDKHPALPSWTQSFTE from the coding sequence ATGCTTAAACAAAAAGGGATATTATTAATTATTTTGATAATTGTTATTGTTGTTTTAGCCAGTGCAGGATTGGCTATTTATTATTTAAAGATTGGCTGGCCAATTTTGAAGCAAAATGCCAATACAAATGCTACAGTAAATTTAGAGCCGATTACTGCAAATTTGGCAGTAGCTAATAAAAATCTAATTTCCAAAGATGATTTAGAATTAAAAAAAGCAGTAATTGAGCCAAAGATTCCTAAGTACGATTTGCCATTAGAAGCTGACCAGGATATTAAAAATTATTCGGACGTGGTTAAAAAGATCGGCCTGAGTTTGGCAGCCAATGACCTTTTGCAGAAAAATGGCTTTGTGGTGATTGATACCCCTGCGGATTTTTTAGCCAAAGCCGATGATTTTGCAGATTATTATGGCCAATTAGAATCAAAAGAATTGCCTGTTTTTATCACCTCAGACAGCATGCTTCATTATTATCACATTTTTTTTGATACGACTTTAATGAAATTAGAACGAGATTTATTCTATGATGATGTCTGGCAGATGAGCCAGGAATTATACAATGAATCGCTGGCTGTTTATAGCAATTCAACAGGCGATTTGCAGGAAGCAGCCAAGCGCAACCTGGCTTATCTAAGCGTGGCCATGGAACTTTTAAAACCAAAGCCAGACCAGGTGGCTACTGATAAAACCTTAAAAGCCGAATACTGCGAGCAATATATGGATGAGGCGACTTGCCAGATGGTCATTAAAGGCGTGAAAGAGCAGTATGGCGATAAAACCAGCTTTAAATATTTTTCCAATGAAGATGTACAAAAATATAATTTTCAAACCTCGGATATTGTCACAGATACTGTGGCTGCTGAATTAGATTTAATCAGCCGGCATGAGGGCTGGAAAAATTCGCCGCTTTTTGTTTATAAAGAAGATTACTCCCAGTATGTGCCGCGCGGACATTATACCAAGTCAGAAAAGCTGAAAAATTATTTCCAGGCAATGATTTGGTTTGGCCGCATGACTGATTTATTAAATGGCACTGACCAATTGCAACCAAATGATTCAGCTTGTGATGGCCGCTGGACAGGCATTGTCTCAGACTATGATGCTAAGATTCAGACTTTGCAGGCAGAATTAATCGCCGCGAAATTTTTAGGCAGCCAGGATTTGCAAAACCATTGGCAGAGAATGTATGCTATTACTGGTTTTTTTGCCGGGTTTTCCGATGATTTAGGCCCTTATGAATATGGCCAAGCCATTGAAGCTGTTTTGGGCAAAAATTTTTCAGTGCAGGATTTAGAAACAAAATTTACTGAGCTAAAAAATAAGCTAAATGAATTAAATTATGCGCCGAAAATTTATAGCGGTTTGGGAGCATGTCAAATGATCATGTCTTGTCCGCCGCTTTTGGCTTCTGAAGTGCAAAATCTTAAAGTTCAGGCCAAGACTTTATTAAATCAGACCAAAGGATTTCGGTTAATGGGGCAAAGATTTGCCCTGGACTCATATTTATTTTCTGAAATTGTTTCGCCATATTCTGGCCAGTATTCAGGTGAAATTTCACCTTTGCCAACGCAGGAATTGCCTTTAACATTTTCTTGGGATGATCCTTTTACTGCAGCGCAAAAAAACAGGCCTTTCACCTGGGTTAAAACACAGGTAGCCGGCTGTTCAGAAGGCAGGGAGGTGAGAGGCTTTCCCACAGGCTTGGATGTTTTGGCAATCTTTGGTTCAGACCGAGCCAAAGAAGTTATCAGCCAAATAGGTGATGATAAATACAGTGATTATCAAACCAAGTTTGACCAGCTGAAAAAAGAAATTGAGGCTATGCCACAAGAGGATTGGTATAAAAATATATATAATAATTGGCTGTATGTTTTAAATAGTTTGCCGGTTAAATATGGCCAAGGTTATCAGTCATTTATGCAGACTGCTGCCTGGCAAGACAAAGAATTAAATACCAGCTTGGCGTCCTGGTCTGAATTAAGGCATGATACTATTTTGTATGTTAAGCAAAGCTATACGATTGCTGAATTGGGAGCAGGGGAACCGCCTCCAATTGTCGGCTATGTTGAACCAGTGCCAGAATTTTATGTGCGTTTATTAAATTTAACCAATCTGACTAAAAAAGGCCTGGATAAATTAGTGCCGCAGGATACTATGGATAATTTAAAAATTGACGCGGCTTTGACAAATTTTTCCAGTATTTTAGAAAAACTTCAGACCATGTCACAAAAAGAATTGGCCAATCAGGCTTTAAGCGATCAAGAAAATGAATTCATCAGGAATTTTGGCGATTCACTGGTAAATTTAATCAGCACCTTAAGCGGCGGTGATGTTGATCCGCAGATTTTCAAATCAGTGATGGTGGCTGATGTGCATACTGAAGGCAATGTTAAAAAAGTTCTGGAAGAAGGTGTTGGCTATATTAAAACATTGTTAGCAGCTTATAAATTGCCTGATAATCGCATCTTACTCGGAGTCGGACCGGTATTTAGCTATTATGAATTTAAACAAGACATGGATAATCGTTTAACTGATGAAGCCTGGAGGCAAATGCTAGACAGTGATAAGCACCCAGCTTTGCCGAGTTGGACACAAAGTTTTACTGAATAA
- a CDS encoding ABC transporter ATP-binding protein: MKYNTKQTLKIYWQYAMRYKIAVFFVVLTTIGASIINVVTPLYYKKFFDVISSGLDKQSLGSQLITIIIYVLVLDVVSWICWRVATFTASYFQAHVMADLSNYCFAYLHKHSFAYFNNNFVGSLVKRVKWFTAAFEDISDRIIWDIIVLIVNLVGILYVLYTRNALLALAMIIWVAIFMVFNWVFVRYKYKFDVARNEAETESSGLLADTITNNANVKLFNGYKKELKSFALITKKLRDLRKFAWYLGGYFESAQGAMGVILDFVIFYIAIKLWQKNLLTIGDFVLIQAYIINIISRVWGFGRMIQKVYEKLSDAEEMTVVLTTPHEIQDIPEAKDLIVKQGKIEFQNVNFNYHQTRKVLSNFNLTIMPGEKIALVGPSGAGKTTIARVLLRMYDLTSGKILIDGQNIAKVTQESLWRNISKVPQDPILFHRSLMENIRYGNFKATDKEVIQASKLAYCHEFISKLSDGYSTFVGERGIKLSGGERQRVAIARAILHNTPILILDEATSSLDSESEMLIQKALDELMKDKTVIAIAHRLSTIRKMDRIIVIGEKGIIEEGTHESLIAQKEGLYKKLWGLQAGGFIQ; encoded by the coding sequence ATGAAATATAATACCAAACAAACCCTGAAAATTTATTGGCAATATGCCATGCGCTACAAAATAGCGGTTTTTTTCGTTGTTCTGACTACAATTGGCGCATCTATAATAAACGTGGTTACGCCTTTGTATTACAAGAAATTTTTTGATGTTATTTCCAGCGGACTGGATAAACAGTCACTTGGTTCTCAGCTTATAACTATAATTATTTATGTTTTAGTTTTGGATGTGGTTAGCTGGATTTGCTGGCGCGTGGCGACTTTTACTGCTTCATATTTTCAGGCTCATGTTATGGCTGACTTGTCAAATTATTGCTTTGCTTATTTACATAAGCATTCTTTTGCTTACTTTAATAATAACTTTGTTGGCTCATTAGTTAAAAGAGTAAAATGGTTTACTGCTGCTTTTGAAGATATTAGCGATAGAATAATATGGGATATAATTGTTTTAATAGTTAATTTGGTTGGAATCTTGTATGTTCTTTATACCCGTAATGCTCTTTTGGCGCTAGCCATGATTATTTGGGTGGCAATTTTTATGGTGTTTAACTGGGTATTTGTCAGATATAAATATAAATTTGATGTGGCGAGAAATGAAGCGGAAACAGAATCAAGCGGGCTTTTGGCTGATACAATTACCAATAATGCCAATGTCAAGCTTTTTAACGGTTATAAAAAAGAACTTAAAAGCTTTGCTCTAATCACGAAAAAATTGCGCGATTTGCGCAAATTTGCCTGGTATTTAGGCGGTTATTTTGAATCAGCGCAAGGCGCCATGGGCGTAATTTTGGATTTTGTCATTTTTTATATTGCCATAAAATTGTGGCAGAAAAATTTGTTGACTATTGGCGATTTTGTCCTGATCCAGGCTTATATTATAAATATTATCAGCCGTGTTTGGGGTTTTGGCCGAATGATTCAAAAAGTTTATGAAAAGTTGTCAGACGCTGAAGAAATGACGGTGGTCTTAACTACGCCTCATGAGATTCAGGATATCCCGGAGGCTAAGGATCTAATTGTTAAACAAGGCAAAATAGAATTTCAAAATGTTAATTTTAATTATCACCAGACTCGCAAGGTCTTGTCTAATTTTAATTTAACAATTATGCCCGGTGAAAAAATCGCTTTGGTCGGGCCTTCAGGCGCTGGCAAAACCACCATCGCCAGAGTGCTATTGCGCATGTATGATTTGACCAGCGGCAAGATTTTGATTGATGGGCAAAATATTGCCAAGGTGACCCAGGAAAGTTTGTGGCGCAACATCAGCAAAGTGCCGCAAGACCCGATTTTGTTTCATCGCAGTTTAATGGAAAATATCCGTTATGGAAATTTTAAGGCTACGGACAAAGAAGTTATTCAGGCATCTAAATTAGCCTATTGTCATGAATTTATCAGCAAACTCTCAGACGGTTATAGTACTTTTGTCGGCGAACGGGGGATTAAGCTTTCGGGCGGAGAACGCCAGCGCGTAGCAATTGCGCGGGCGATTTTGCACAATACGCCGATTTTAATCCTGGATGAAGCAACTTCCAGCTTGGATTCTGAATCTGAAATGCTGATTCAAAAAGCTTTGGATGAATTAATGAAAGATAAAACCGTGATTGCTATTGCTCATCGCTTGTCCACGATTAGAAAAATGGACAGGATTATTGTGATTGGTGAAAAGGGGATAATTGAAGAGGGGACTCATGAATCTTTAATTGCGCAAAAAGAAGGACTCTATAAAAAACTTTGGGGATTGCAGGCCGGTGGGTTTATACAATGA
- a CDS encoding CAP domain-containing protein codes for MRNKKTSKIKAIKANNFWTAISGGIKFFKNSKVSAWLNNFILPNPQNNYKPHILHPKRVLFYAVSTIAIKSFIIATVLILPATAFLTPDVMTQESNKIIELTNTIRKNLGVAVLQKNELLEQSAWQKAQDMLVRQYFAHTGPDNKNVLSWLKISGYKYAAAGENLAMGFSTAEEVVNAWTKSKTHYSNIIDPDFKEIGVGMVSGYYKNHDTTLVAQYFGTQALAQTSAVLSQSALASKLKTDASIQNNEIKAGTLIKGVKLSDQIATPLLVSPENNSTSPSRQVQVKIFAPGADEVFILNGGVEISKANLDNDNYFSAEITLAEGKNILNLRSVKGSLANESRDYEISVDTLAPTIDLARSNVQVQTSANSSEQIILATVYLSADATAAEVNFNNYTISLKPSEDKEGEWVGSLIVFKENNEQIFNPVVLPSITAVDSVGNKSTQDINWKNITSIKPSLIKQYFFLKNVQPGIVKPLFEISSIFYKILLIISVLALLLNIFIEIRKQHPHIILLTSGLILILFLLIYF; via the coding sequence ATGCGTAACAAAAAAACCAGTAAAATTAAGGCAATTAAAGCTAATAATTTTTGGACCGCGATTAGCGGGGGAATCAAGTTTTTTAAAAATTCTAAAGTTTCAGCCTGGCTTAATAATTTTATCCTGCCTAATCCCCAGAATAATTATAAGCCGCACATCCTGCATCCAAAGCGCGTGCTTTTCTATGCTGTTTCAACCATCGCTATAAAATCATTTATTATTGCCACTGTCTTGATCCTGCCAGCCACTGCTTTTTTGACGCCAGATGTCATGACCCAGGAAAGCAATAAGATAATTGAACTGACCAATACGATCAGGAAAAATTTAGGCGTGGCTGTCTTGCAGAAAAACGAGCTATTGGAACAGTCAGCCTGGCAAAAGGCTCAGGATATGCTGGTGCGGCAGTATTTTGCGCATACAGGTCCGGATAATAAAAACGTCTTGTCATGGTTGAAAATTTCAGGCTATAAATACGCGGCTGCCGGCGAGAATTTGGCCATGGGCTTTTCTACAGCTGAAGAAGTAGTCAATGCCTGGACAAAAAGCAAAACCCATTACAGCAATATTATTGATCCTGATTTTAAGGAAATCGGAGTGGGCATGGTTTCGGGCTATTATAAAAATCATGATACCACCTTGGTCGCCCAATATTTCGGCACGCAAGCCTTAGCCCAGACTTCCGCAGTTTTAAGCCAGTCTGCGCTGGCCTCTAAACTAAAGACCGACGCATCAATCCAGAATAATGAAATTAAGGCAGGGACTCTGATAAAAGGCGTTAAGCTTTCAGACCAGATAGCAACCCCGCTTTTAGTCAGTCCTGAGAATAATTCAACAAGCCCCAGCCGGCAGGTGCAGGTGAAAATATTTGCGCCTGGCGCAGATGAAGTTTTTATTTTAAATGGCGGAGTTGAAATTTCCAAGGCTAATTTAGACAATGACAATTATTTTTCGGCCGAAATTACACTGGCTGAAGGCAAAAACATTTTAAATTTAAGAAGCGTTAAGGGCAGCTTGGCCAATGAATCAAGAGATTATGAAATAAGCGTAGACACTTTAGCGCCAACCATAGATTTGGCCAGATCCAATGTTCAGGTTCAGACCAGCGCAAATTCAAGCGAGCAGATTATTTTAGCCACGGTTTATCTAAGCGCAGATGCCACCGCAGCCGAGGTCAATTTTAATAATTATACTATCAGCCTGAAACCCAGCGAAGACAAAGAGGGCGAATGGGTCGGCAGTTTAATAGTTTTTAAAGAAAACAATGAGCAAATTTTCAATCCGGTTGTTTTGCCAAGCATCACCGCAGTAGACAGCGTGGGAAATAAAAGCACGCAAGATATTAACTGGAAAAATATAACTTCAATTAAGCCGTCTTTAATTAAACAATATTTCTTTTTGAAAAATGTTCAGCCCGGCATAGTAAAGCCTTTATTTGAGATTAGTTCCATTTTTTATAAAATATTATTAATAATCAGCGTACTGGCATTATTGTTGAACATATTTATTGAAATTCGCAAGCAACACCCTCATATCATATTGTTGACTTCAGGCTTAATTCTAATTTTATTCTTATTAATTTATTTCTAA